One segment of Pseudodesulfovibrio sp. 5S69 DNA contains the following:
- a CDS encoding TetR/AcrR family transcriptional regulator, which yields MRKRLDSDVRRGQIAEAALELVVSEGISALTVKNIASQVGVTPPALYRHYAGKTEILAAVVDHILGVYTESRDRAFREATGPVGLLRELFFSHVRLFKRHPAVPVLFYSDLLWLEEPSLGERLNRHLDGFADEVAGVIRRGQDGGRIRADETAERLFIAFLGLFSTLGILAGRGLCQVDVASQAGTNWKIFEDYITRTDGRPSEDVQRDNCEVVP from the coding sequence ATGAGGAAACGTCTCGACAGCGACGTCCGCAGAGGACAGATAGCCGAAGCGGCCCTGGAACTGGTGGTCTCCGAGGGGATCTCCGCCCTGACGGTCAAGAACATCGCCAGCCAGGTGGGGGTCACGCCCCCGGCCCTGTACCGGCACTATGCGGGCAAGACCGAAATCCTGGCCGCCGTGGTGGATCACATCCTCGGCGTGTACACCGAGAGCCGGGATCGGGCCTTCCGCGAGGCGACCGGGCCGGTCGGCCTGCTGCGCGAGCTTTTCTTCTCCCATGTGCGCCTGTTCAAGCGGCACCCGGCCGTGCCGGTGCTCTTCTATTCGGACCTGCTCTGGCTGGAGGAGCCCTCCCTGGGCGAGCGCCTGAACCGCCACCTGGACGGGTTCGCGGACGAGGTGGCCGGGGTCATCCGCCGGGGCCAGGACGGCGGGCGCATCCGGGCCGACGAGACGGCCGAGCGGCTGTTCATCGCCTTTCTCGGGCTGTTCTCCACCCTCGGCATACTGGCCGGGCGGGGACTGTGCCAGGTGGACGTGGCCTCCCAGGCCGGGACCAACTGGAAAATTTTCGAAGACTACATCACCCGGACGGACGGACGCCCCTCGGAGGACGTCCAACGCGACAACTGCGAGGTGGTCCCATGA
- a CDS encoding HlyD family secretion protein, which yields MKRKFGPLLTGMLILIVLGGAGAWYWLNRDVTEAGFAEGNGRIEATEIDVAAKWGGKVAEVLADEGDYVQAGDVVARMDMQTEKAQVAEARADLARARSALETARAQVFQRQAEVATAQADLARQQSVLDVARKSDKRIQTLVKSGVVSQQDADNSQGDLRTAQAAWRAAQAQVKAAQAAAQASKALVAQAGANINAAQAVVDRLEQVLEDGVLRAPKPGRVQYRVVESGEVVAAGGKVVSLVDLSDVYMTFFLPEVQAGRAAMGGEARVVLDAAPQYVIPAKISFVASVAQFTPKSVETSDERQKLMFRIKARIDPELLRRYARYVKTGLPGVAWVRIDRDAQWPDRLAVKLPEERK from the coding sequence ATGAAACGCAAGTTCGGCCCGTTGCTGACGGGCATGCTCATTCTGATCGTCTTGGGCGGCGCCGGGGCCTGGTACTGGCTCAACCGGGACGTGACCGAGGCCGGGTTCGCCGAGGGCAACGGGCGCATCGAGGCCACGGAGATCGACGTGGCCGCCAAATGGGGCGGCAAGGTGGCCGAGGTCCTGGCGGACGAGGGCGACTACGTACAGGCGGGCGACGTGGTGGCGCGCATGGACATGCAGACGGAAAAGGCCCAGGTGGCCGAGGCCCGGGCCGACCTGGCCAGGGCCCGGAGCGCCTTGGAAACGGCCAGAGCCCAGGTCTTTCAGCGCCAGGCCGAGGTGGCCACGGCCCAGGCCGACCTGGCCCGGCAGCAGAGCGTCCTCGACGTGGCCCGCAAGAGCGACAAGCGCATCCAGACCCTGGTCAAGAGCGGGGTGGTCTCCCAGCAGGACGCGGACAACAGCCAGGGCGACCTGCGCACGGCCCAGGCGGCCTGGCGCGCGGCCCAGGCCCAGGTCAAGGCGGCCCAGGCGGCGGCCCAGGCGTCCAAGGCCCTGGTGGCCCAGGCCGGGGCGAACATCAATGCGGCCCAGGCCGTGGTCGACCGCCTGGAACAGGTCCTCGAAGACGGCGTGCTCCGCGCGCCCAAACCCGGCCGGGTCCAGTACCGCGTGGTCGAGTCCGGCGAGGTGGTCGCAGCCGGGGGCAAGGTGGTCAGCCTGGTGGACCTGAGCGACGTGTACATGACCTTCTTCCTGCCCGAGGTCCAGGCGGGGCGTGCGGCCATGGGCGGCGAGGCCCGCGTCGTTCTGGACGCCGCGCCCCAATACGTCATCCCGGCCAAAATCTCCTTCGTGGCCAGCGTGGCCCAGTTCACGCCCAAATCCGTGGAGACCAGCGACGAGCGCCAGAAGCTCATGTTCCGGATCAAGGCCCGCATCGACCCGGAACTGCTCCGGCGCTATGCCCGGTACGTCAAGACCGGCCTGCCCGGCGTGGCCTGGGTGCGCATCGACCGCGACGCCCAATGGCCCGACAGGCTGGCCGTGAAGCTCCCGGAGGAGAGGAAGTGA